Sequence from the Trueperaceae bacterium genome:
GCAGCGACGAAGGCGGCCCCCTCGCGCACGCCGACTGGCGGGGCCCCGGGGAGGCCTGACGTGCACGCGCTCTGCCTCGCCGCCGGGAAGGGCACCCGCTTCGGGCGGCTCGGGACGTACCTGCAGAAGGCGATGTACCCCGTCGGCCTCCGGCCGTTCGTCGCGTACGCCGTCGACAACCTCCTCGCCAGCGGCGCGGCCCGGCCGGGCCGCGACACGGTGTGGTTCGTCGTCGGCCATCACGGCGAGCAGGTCCGCCGCTACTTCGGGGACGCCGTCGACGGGCTCGACGTGCGCTACGTCGAGCAGGCGGAGCCGCGCGGGACCGGGCACGCCCTCGCCGTCGCCGCCGACGCCTGGGCGGCGGAGACCGGCGGCGGCGACGACGCCCCGTGGCTGGCGTGGCTGGCCGACGGGCACGTCCCCCACGACCGCTTCGCCGCCCTCGCCGCGCACCCCGACGACGTCGTGCTGACCCTCGCCCCCGGGCACCCCGACGAGAACCCGACGGTCCGCGTCGACGTCGACGGCGACCGCGTCGCGCGCGCCTTCCGCGGGGGCGGGGACCTGTTCGAGATCGGCACCTGGAAGCTGCCGCCGTCGCTGATGGCGGA
This genomic interval carries:
- a CDS encoding NTP transferase domain-containing protein, with translation MHALCLAAGKGTRFGRLGTYLQKAMYPVGLRPFVAYAVDNLLASGAARPGRDTVWFVVGHHGEQVRRYFGDAVDGLDVRYVEQAEPRGTGHALAVAADAWAAETGGGDDAPWLAWLADGHVPHDRFAALAAHPDDVVLTLAPGHPDENPTVRVDVDGDRVARAFRGGGDLFEIGTWKLPPSLMADMTDVAANGEIRMLPNLQRRIDAGLRVGWIRADAWLHLGGTAPDAETNVARVEARLRALEGLPPAREGGEGNDR